One window of Suricata suricatta isolate VVHF042 chromosome 6, meerkat_22Aug2017_6uvM2_HiC, whole genome shotgun sequence genomic DNA carries:
- the LOC115294092 gene encoding olfactory receptor 14A16-like, producing MSEKLTNVTLITEFLLMGFPDDEVLQRLYATFFSLIYMAALIGNFRIIAITTIDQHFQYPIYFFLKNLSLIDICYISVTVPKSIINSLNKSYSISFMGCASQVFLVIFFAGTEFALLLVMSYDRYAAICCPLHYETIMNRGACVQMVTASWLSGCVYGSIHVAGTFSRSYCRAASSSGAYNASSHPLLTPGPGHRSYAGDVCDTLKTVDLLLSF from the exons ATGTCTGAGAAATTAACTAATGTGACGCTAATCACAGAATTTTTGCTCATGGGATTTCCTGATGATGAGGTGCTTCAGAGGCTGTATGCCACATTCTTCTCGCTGATTTACATGGCAGCACTTATAGGGAACTTCCGCATTATCGCAATCACTACCATTGACCAACATTTCCAATACCCTATatatttcttcctgaaaaatCTGTCCTTAATTGACATCTGTTATATTTCTGTCACTGTTCCCAAATCCATCATAAACTCTCTGAACAAGAGCTATTCCATCTCCTTCATGGGATGTGCCTCACAGGtgtttcttgttattttctttgctggCACAGAGTTTGCCCTCCTTCTAGTGATGTCCTATGATCGCTATGCTGCCATCTGCTGTCCCTTGCACTATGAGACCATTATGAATAGAGGGGCCTGTGTGCAGATGGTGACTGCATCATGGCTCAGTGGGTGTGTTTATGGATCCATTCATGTTGCAGGTACATTCTCT AGAAGTTATTGTCGAGCAGCATCATCCTCTGGTGCATACAATGCCTCTTCTCATCCTCTGCTAACACCAGGTCCTGGGCATCGAAGCTATGCAGGAGATGTCTGTGACACCCTTAAAACAGTGGATCTACTCCTTTCATTCTGA